The proteins below come from a single Drosophila miranda strain MSH22 chromosome Y unlocalized genomic scaffold, D.miranda_PacBio2.1 Contig_Y1_pilon, whole genome shotgun sequence genomic window:
- the LOC117191053 gene encoding uncharacterized protein LOC117191053 has translation MPRGSTARRGRRRRGPHGVTARDRPKSAISTASSDSAADGEASADSAATGTVANAAILRRQSTDSATWLEALPPIPGPAPATITGYVRTTNADTTITATPATSPIPDPDLPCPNSWAAIPNLTSQEQFQIGDWVETVHTQERQQQQQQTISSSSRPSAAAAVVAGLRHWRRRQRQRRQPKHRNVKPSQAKRYQARQ, from the coding sequence ATGCCACGCGGATCCACTGCCAgaagaggacgacgacgacgaggaccacACGGCGTCACAGCCAGGGATCGCCCCAAATcagccatttccactgccagctCCGACAGCGCCGCCGACGGCGAAGCCAGCGCCGACAGCGCAGCGACCGGCACCGTGGCAAACGCAGCGATACTGAGACGCCAATCCACCGACTCCGCCACCTGGTTGGAGGCACTTCCTCCAATTCCTGGACCGGCTCCAGCCACCATTACCGGGTATGTGAGGACCACAAATGCCGACACCACCATCACGGCCACTCCGGCCACAAGCCCCATCCCCGACCCcgacctgccctgccccaacaGCTGGGCGGCCATTCCCAATCTCACCAGCCAGGAGCAGTTCCAGATCGGCGACTGGGTGGAGACGGTCCATACCCAggaacgccagcagcagcagcagcagaccatcagcagcagcagcagaccatcagcagcagcagcggtagtcGCCGGCTTGAGGCATTGGCGgcgtcggcagcggcagcggcgtcagCCAAAGCACCGCAAtgtcaagccaagccaagccaagcggtaccaagcgcgccaataa